A window of the Butyricimonas faecalis genome harbors these coding sequences:
- a CDS encoding DUF2752 domain-containing protein — protein MIILLGIILFFVDPEYSAFIPKCPFRWFTGFDCPACGSQRAIHQLLHLNIKGAFGYNPFLMLSFPYLIALVITQWFDPQNRLARLKRICRHQITVNTYLILIIVWWIARNLLPIFRDTTSSIG, from the coding sequence TTGATCATATTACTCGGGATCATATTGTTTTTCGTTGATCCCGAGTATTCGGCATTTATACCCAAATGCCCTTTCCGTTGGTTCACGGGATTCGATTGTCCGGCATGTGGCAGCCAAAGGGCCATCCATCAATTATTACACCTGAACATCAAGGGGGCTTTCGGATACAACCCGTTCCTCATGCTCTCCTTTCCTTACTTGATCGCTCTTGTCATCACGCAATGGTTTGATCCTCAAAACCGATTGGCACGACTGAAAAGGATCTGCCGTCATCAAATAACGGTCAACACGTACTTAATCTTAATCATCGTGTGGTGGATTGCCCGGAATCTCCTACCGATCTTCCGTGACACAACTTCATCAATCGGATAA
- a CDS encoding CD225/dispanin family protein has translation MAQWLPAGEVSELANLFTDTPPTPPTPPTPPPSPLTPPTPKPENWLIWAILSTVLCCLPLGVVSIIYATKVDNLWNSGQQEEAIKASNMARLFFFLALGGGVLALIIGFISGLASMMFGGGYY, from the coding sequence ATGGCTCAATGGCTCCCGGCAGGAGAGGTTTCTGAACTTGCAAACCTGTTCACGGATACACCTCCCACCCCTCCTACTCCTCCCACACCCCCGCCATCCCCTCTCACACCTCCCACTCCCAAACCGGAAAACTGGTTAATATGGGCAATTTTATCAACCGTATTATGCTGTTTGCCACTAGGAGTTGTTTCCATCATTTACGCCACGAAAGTGGACAACCTCTGGAACTCCGGTCAACAAGAAGAAGCAATAAAAGCTTCGAACATGGCAAGATTGTTTTTCTTCCTGGCATTGGGAGGAGGCGTACTTGCCTTGATCATCGGGTTCATTAGCGGGTTAGCAAGCATGATGTTTGGAGGAGGCTATTATTAA
- a CDS encoding AMP-binding protein, whose product MGINIKLNGIQHKNLETLKNSVDPDISSFLQEWYDSHDHVIGHTSGSTGIPKEIRLLKKDMIASARLTNEFFNIRPSSNLLLCLSPKYIAGKMMIVRTILSGANLITVKPSSSPLQNITEDIDFAALVPMQVATSLSSPDTATKLARVKQIIIGGAAVSPTLEQQLQQIPAACYGTYGMTETVSHIALRQINGEGSSPYYFALGKVTFEKDERECLIIHAPHLQQQTFVTNDIIQLADTTHFEWLGRYDNVINSGGIKLFPEKIESRIAPLIPQRFFITSEPDSRLGQKAVLVIESASWSSTECQKLLGQLRSCLSPYEIPKEIYFQEHFNETYSGKIIRKIE is encoded by the coding sequence ATGGGAATCAATATCAAGCTTAACGGAATCCAACACAAGAATCTGGAAACGCTTAAAAATAGCGTTGATCCCGACATCAGCTCTTTCCTGCAAGAATGGTATGATTCCCATGACCACGTCATCGGACACACGTCCGGCTCCACGGGAATCCCGAAAGAGATTCGTTTGCTTAAAAAAGACATGATTGCCTCGGCACGCCTCACGAACGAATTTTTCAATATCCGCCCATCCTCCAACTTACTACTTTGCCTGTCCCCGAAGTACATCGCGGGGAAAATGATGATCGTCCGAACGATTCTTTCCGGAGCAAACCTGATCACAGTAAAACCCAGTTCTTCCCCTTTACAAAACATAACGGAAGACATCGATTTTGCAGCATTGGTGCCCATGCAAGTTGCAACAAGCCTATCCTCCCCGGATACGGCCACAAAACTAGCCCGCGTTAAACAAATCATTATCGGAGGGGCCGCCGTATCCCCGACACTGGAACAACAACTTCAACAAATCCCAGCCGCCTGTTACGGGACCTACGGCATGACAGAAACCGTATCACACATTGCCCTCCGGCAAATAAACGGAGAGGGAAGCTCCCCTTACTACTTTGCCCTGGGAAAGGTCACGTTTGAAAAAGACGAAAGAGAATGCCTGATCATCCACGCCCCACACTTACAACAGCAAACCTTTGTCACGAACGACATCATTCAACTCGCCGACACCACCCACTTCGAATGGCTAGGACGCTATGACAACGTGATTAACTCCGGTGGTATCAAATTATTTCCCGAGAAAATAGAATCCCGCATTGCCCCCCTCATACCCCAACGTTTCTTCATCACCTCCGAACCCGATTCCCGTCTGGGACAAAAAGCAGTCTTGGTCATAGAATCCGCATCTTGGAGCTCAACCGAATGCCAAAAACTACTTGGCCAATTAAGATCATGCCTATCTCCTTACGAAATTCCCAAGGAGATATATTTCCAAGAACATTTCAATGAAACCTATTCCGGCAAAATCATTCGAAAAATAGAATAA
- a CDS encoding GYF domain-containing protein, translating into MNKANKQVGPLSLDELKQKGITRETPVWREGMPNWVQAKDIPELHAYIVTPSPYINVVRLILILYAILGSIVFLFAGKFVSAFIASCFNLYPYVPGFVTLIIGILGIAFFLFYKKRKYLLNTILVVLPFLLSSLFSIYYYGILNHAYRFRQDRCVMEKRSGVGVMNKFGLTIVPYIYNNIAPNSYWAPAYYWASCNHQKGVLALDGTEIIPCIYDDVDTWLSTDNFIVTSGNLNGLYSPEGIEILPCEYTGISLWRKTSLVHVEIEDREGLYTQDGEEILPCQFIICDEFNGISLINCNGFVKDGKVRDGIWGVINQEGKIIVPCKYNDITSNVDTESIEADGGYIKDIYDFNGNYLRSEYKW; encoded by the coding sequence ATGAACAAGGCCAACAAGCAGGTTGGACCGCTTTCGTTAGATGAACTTAAACAAAAAGGTATCACGCGAGAGACACCCGTGTGGCGTGAAGGCATGCCGAATTGGGTACAGGCAAAAGATATCCCCGAACTACACGCGTATATCGTAACTCCCAGCCCTTACATCAACGTGGTGCGGCTCATACTGATTTTATATGCCATCTTGGGCTCCATCGTATTCTTATTCGCGGGTAAATTTGTTTCTGCATTTATCGCCTCCTGTTTTAACCTCTACCCTTATGTTCCGGGATTTGTCACCCTCATCATCGGGATATTGGGCATCGCCTTTTTCCTATTTTATAAAAAAAGAAAATACCTGCTGAATACGATACTGGTAGTTCTACCCTTTTTACTGTCTTCCTTGTTTTCCATTTACTACTACGGGATACTAAATCATGCTTACCGTTTCCGGCAGGATCGCTGTGTCATGGAAAAAAGATCAGGTGTTGGGGTCATGAATAAATTTGGCTTGACGATCGTTCCCTACATATACAACAATATCGCTCCCAATAGTTACTGGGCACCTGCTTACTATTGGGCCTCTTGCAACCATCAAAAAGGGGTACTTGCCCTTGACGGAACCGAGATTATCCCGTGTATATATGATGACGTTGACACTTGGCTCTCAACCGACAATTTTATAGTTACATCAGGTAACCTGAATGGATTATATAGCCCGGAGGGAATAGAAATCCTTCCTTGCGAATACACGGGAATTTCCCTTTGGCGAAAAACCTCACTCGTTCACGTGGAAATCGAAGATCGAGAAGGACTTTACACGCAGGACGGAGAGGAGATACTACCCTGTCAATTTATCATCTGTGACGAATTTAACGGCATATCACTGATTAATTGCAACGGCTTCGTGAAAGACGGCAAAGTTCGGGATGGAATCTGGGGAGTGATCAACCAAGAAGGCAAAATCATTGTTCCCTGCAAATACAATGACATCACTTCCAACGTTGACACCGAAAGCATTGAAGCTGATGGGGGATATATCAAAGATATTTATGACTTTAATGGAAATTATTTACGAAGTGAATATAAATGGTAA
- a CDS encoding o-succinylbenzoate synthase → MLQATYLKYNLRFKQPAGTSRGILTEKETWFIKIWRSEQPEIYGLGECALFRGLSADDRPGYEKKLKEFCEEISTTRDIHILRDWSSISFGVNTALSDLDNGGKRIIYHTPFTEGKKDIEINGLIWMGDKETMRQRIIEKLDAGFHCVKLKIGAINFEEELDLLRYIRKQFSKEVVELRVDANGAFTPKEAPRRLEELSRYDIHSIEQPIRQGQHKEMAILCRNTPIPIALDEELIGIKIADKGKLLDMIRPQYIVIKPSLLDGFSGSWEWIARARERHIGWWITSALESNIGLNAIAQWAAYILEHHPTGMTQGLGTGQLYTNNIPSPLEQTGSTIRYNPQANWDLSQISF, encoded by the coding sequence ATGCTACAAGCAACTTATTTAAAATACAACCTGCGTTTTAAGCAACCAGCAGGCACCTCCCGGGGAATCCTCACGGAAAAGGAAACTTGGTTCATCAAAATCTGGCGATCGGAACAGCCAGAAATATACGGACTGGGAGAATGTGCCTTGTTCCGAGGCTTAAGCGCGGACGACCGCCCGGGATACGAGAAAAAGCTAAAAGAATTCTGCGAAGAAATCAGCACAACGCGTGACATCCACATCTTACGAGATTGGAGTTCTATCAGTTTCGGAGTGAACACCGCTCTATCGGATTTAGACAATGGAGGGAAACGCATCATTTACCACACCCCCTTTACCGAAGGGAAAAAAGACATCGAGATTAACGGATTGATCTGGATGGGCGACAAGGAGACCATGCGCCAACGGATTATCGAAAAACTGGACGCCGGGTTCCATTGTGTCAAGCTGAAAATCGGGGCTATCAACTTCGAGGAAGAATTAGATTTATTACGCTATATCCGAAAACAATTCAGCAAAGAAGTCGTCGAGTTGCGAGTAGACGCGAACGGGGCTTTTACCCCGAAAGAGGCTCCCCGCAGACTGGAAGAACTGTCACGCTATGATATTCACTCGATCGAACAACCCATTCGCCAAGGACAGCATAAAGAAATGGCTATTTTATGCCGGAATACACCTATCCCCATTGCCCTGGACGAGGAACTGATAGGCATTAAAATAGCTGACAAAGGGAAACTACTTGACATGATCCGCCCTCAATATATCGTAATAAAGCCATCACTTTTAGACGGTTTCTCCGGTTCATGGGAATGGATTGCCCGGGCCCGGGAACGTCATATCGGTTGGTGGATCACGTCCGCCCTGGAATCCAACATAGGACTTAACGCTATCGCACAATGGGCTGCCTATATCCTGGAGCATCACCCCACGGGGATGACTCAAGGACTGGGGACAGGACAACTCTACACGAATAACATACCTTCGCCCCTGGAACAAACCGGCTCGACCATCCGGTATAACCCACAGGCAAACTGGGATTTATCTCAAATTTCATTCTAA
- a CDS encoding DUF4339 domain-containing protein, which translates to MENYFYLNEKNEQKGPVSPEELISNGVTKNTLV; encoded by the coding sequence ATGGAAAACTATTTTTACCTGAACGAAAAGAATGAACAAAAAGGACCGGTTTCTCCCGAAGAATTAATCAGCAACGGGGTAACGAAAAACACCCTTGTGTGA
- the menD gene encoding 2-succinyl-5-enolpyruvyl-6-hydroxy-3-cyclohexene-1-carboxylic-acid synthase translates to MEKLHSDIESVRILISLLVQKGIKEVVLSPGSRNAPLLVSVAREKRLKHHVIVDERSAAFFALGIAQQTGQTVVLICTSGTALLNYSPAVAEAYYQGIPLLVISADRPTEWIDQDDSQTIRQQGALCNFVKKSFQLPTAITCPEDRWYANRLVNEAINLSQLGRKGPVHVNIPLREPLYGFQHETITSERVIKTLQETPSFTAELSQNLREEFFLCPKVMIIAGFHEPNPVLQQHIQLLASLPNVVVLTESVTNLSVPLVISTIDRVISTIQPEEAETYAPELLITFGGAIVSRMIKAFIREHTPHSHWHIDERSTPPDTYKSMTLHIPMDAQTFFDQLQPTEIKANSLPSSYAHQWYQREEKAAQIHDNYLQHIPWCDLKAFSMLMPALPAGSRLQLGNSTPIRYAQLFRYTQVDRTDANRGTSGIDGCTSTAMGAASTFDGITTLIVGDNSFLYDSNTLWIKNCSPSLRIIVIQNGGGGIFRFLEGPSGLEEVEEYFETPHNVDIERLVEVHRFKVYRATDAPSLESALSEFYQPGRQAAVLIIQTPEKINGKILKGYFQTLKN, encoded by the coding sequence ATGGAAAAATTACATTCTGATATTGAAAGCGTTCGAATTCTTATCAGTTTACTCGTTCAAAAAGGAATTAAGGAAGTCGTTCTGTCTCCGGGTTCCCGCAATGCCCCTTTACTCGTTTCGGTTGCCCGGGAAAAAAGGTTGAAACACCATGTCATCGTGGATGAACGTTCGGCCGCTTTCTTTGCACTGGGGATAGCGCAACAAACCGGACAGACCGTTGTCCTCATCTGCACATCGGGAACCGCTTTACTGAACTATTCCCCTGCCGTGGCAGAAGCCTATTACCAAGGTATTCCCCTTCTCGTGATCTCGGCAGACCGACCCACCGAATGGATTGATCAAGATGACAGCCAGACCATTCGACAACAGGGCGCATTATGCAACTTCGTGAAAAAGAGCTTTCAACTCCCGACGGCCATTACTTGCCCTGAGGACCGCTGGTATGCCAATCGACTAGTAAACGAGGCGATCAATCTATCCCAACTCGGACGGAAAGGACCGGTGCATGTCAATATCCCGCTGAGAGAACCCCTGTATGGTTTTCAACATGAAACCATCACTTCAGAACGGGTCATCAAAACACTGCAAGAAACTCCTTCCTTCACCGCAGAACTCTCTCAAAACCTGCGGGAAGAATTCTTCCTTTGCCCCAAGGTAATGATCATCGCCGGATTCCACGAACCCAACCCGGTTTTGCAACAACACATCCAATTATTGGCAAGCCTTCCCAACGTGGTTGTTCTAACGGAAAGCGTAACAAATCTATCCGTTCCCCTCGTGATCTCCACGATAGACAGGGTCATCTCCACGATTCAGCCGGAAGAAGCAGAAACTTACGCCCCCGAATTACTCATCACGTTCGGGGGAGCAATCGTTTCCCGCATGATAAAAGCTTTCATCCGAGAACATACCCCACATTCTCATTGGCATATCGACGAACGGTCCACGCCGCCCGACACGTACAAGTCCATGACGCTACACATCCCCATGGATGCCCAAACCTTCTTTGATCAACTTCAACCCACTGAAATAAAGGCCAATAGTCTGCCATCCAGTTACGCCCACCAATGGTATCAACGGGAAGAAAAAGCAGCGCAAATACACGACAACTACCTGCAGCATATCCCGTGGTGCGATCTGAAAGCCTTCTCCATGCTTATGCCTGCACTTCCTGCCGGAAGCCGTTTGCAACTAGGCAACAGCACCCCGATACGTTACGCCCAACTCTTCCGCTACACGCAGGTGGATCGTACCGATGCCAACCGGGGGACAAGTGGCATTGATGGTTGTACTTCAACAGCCATGGGAGCCGCCTCCACATTCGATGGGATAACCACGCTGATCGTGGGGGACAATAGTTTTTTGTACGACTCCAATACTTTATGGATCAAAAACTGTTCCCCATCATTACGAATCATCGTTATCCAGAACGGGGGAGGAGGCATATTCCGTTTTTTGGAAGGCCCCTCCGGTCTGGAAGAAGTCGAGGAGTATTTTGAAACCCCACACAACGTGGATATAGAACGCCTAGTCGAAGTTCATCGTTTCAAGGTCTATCGAGCAACGGATGCCCCCTCGTTAGAATCAGCACTATCCGAATTCTATCAACCCGGACGACAAGCAGCCGTTCTTATTATTCAGACACCCGAAAAAATAAATGGGAAAATACTAAAAGGATATTTTCAGACATTGAAGAATTAA
- the menB gene encoding 1,4-dihydroxy-2-naphthoyl-CoA synthase has product MSKREWTTIKEYEDIRFEFFEGIAKITIDRQEVYNAFRPQTNFEMLDAMNICRERSDIGVVVLTGAGDKAFCSGGDQKVKGIGGYIDENGVPRLNVLDLHKAIRSLPKPVIAMVNGYAIGGGHVLHIVCDLTIASENARFGQTGPKVGSFDGGFGSSYLARHVGQKKAREIWFLCRQYTAKEAEEMGMVNKVVPFDQLEDETVDWCKTIMQRSPMAIRMIKRALNAELDGQHGLMEFAGDATLMYYLMEEAQEGKNAFLEKRDPDFKKFPKFP; this is encoded by the coding sequence ATGTCAAAAAGAGAATGGACTACAATCAAAGAATACGAAGACATTCGATTTGAATTCTTCGAGGGAATAGCTAAAATCACCATTGATCGCCAGGAAGTTTACAACGCTTTCCGTCCGCAGACCAATTTCGAAATGCTGGACGCGATGAACATCTGTCGGGAACGAAGTGACATTGGTGTTGTTGTGCTCACGGGTGCCGGGGATAAAGCGTTTTGTTCCGGAGGCGACCAAAAAGTGAAAGGAATAGGAGGCTATATCGATGAAAACGGAGTACCTCGCCTCAACGTACTCGACTTGCATAAAGCCATTCGTTCTCTTCCGAAACCCGTCATTGCCATGGTAAACGGGTACGCCATCGGGGGAGGCCACGTGCTTCACATCGTGTGTGACCTTACCATCGCTTCCGAAAATGCCCGTTTCGGACAAACAGGTCCCAAGGTCGGCAGTTTCGACGGGGGATTCGGATCTTCCTACCTCGCTCGCCACGTCGGCCAGAAAAAAGCTCGTGAAATCTGGTTCCTTTGTCGCCAATACACCGCCAAAGAAGCCGAAGAGATGGGAATGGTGAATAAAGTAGTTCCTTTCGACCAACTGGAAGATGAAACCGTGGATTGGTGCAAGACCATCATGCAACGCAGCCCCATGGCCATCCGCATGATCAAACGGGCATTAAATGCAGAACTGGACGGACAGCATGGATTGATGGAATTCGCCGGGGATGCCACGCTAATGTACTATCTCATGGAAGAGGCACAAGAGGGTAAAAATGCCTTCCTGGAGAAACGGGACCCGGATTTCAAGAAATTCCCCAAATTCCCATAA
- a CDS encoding MFS transporter gives MNKDKSEYRFLGGWRGLRELLPNNSGAFTQVFASLKSYNFRLYFGGQCISLIGTWMQQIAMSWLVFRLTGSVLLLATVTFTAQIPILVATPYMSVFVDRFDRRKLLVLTQTLSMIQALLMAILTLTGFVQVWHIMVLSLLIGLINALDNPTRQSFYPSLVSPDKLSNAIALNSAVINGSRLIGPAVGGVLIGLLGEGICFLLNGISYIAVIVALLLMRLPSTRGCTVKQKVLEDMRDGFRYVVRNIPIRTLLLLMSAISFFGLPLMTFIPAYVKTILHGESEMLGLLLSCIGVGSFVAALYLAARKSVLGLGKVVMLSGVLLGIGLSVMAFVTIPWVAAVLCLPIGFTIIAAVASINTLLQTLSGEDKRGRVMGYMAMAFTGMAPVGSMVLGAIEKWIGLQMIILLSGICCFIAALVFEYYRPLVRKHAHPVYIEKGIIKEIAIGIDSTEEQQF, from the coding sequence ATGAATAAAGATAAGAGCGAGTACAGGTTTTTGGGTGGTTGGCGAGGGCTTCGGGAGTTATTACCAAATAATTCGGGAGCCTTCACTCAGGTATTCGCTTCCTTGAAAAGTTATAATTTCCGTCTTTATTTCGGGGGACAATGTATTTCGCTGATCGGGACGTGGATGCAACAGATTGCCATGAGCTGGTTGGTGTTCCGCTTGACAGGGTCGGTTCTTTTACTGGCAACAGTTACTTTTACGGCGCAAATCCCAATTCTCGTGGCAACACCTTACATGAGTGTTTTTGTTGATCGCTTTGATCGACGTAAGTTGTTGGTGTTGACACAAACGCTATCTATGATACAAGCACTGTTAATGGCTATACTTACCTTGACGGGGTTTGTACAGGTGTGGCATATCATGGTGCTGAGTTTATTGATCGGTTTGATTAATGCTTTGGATAATCCCACTCGACAATCATTTTACCCGAGTTTGGTTTCACCGGATAAGTTGAGTAATGCCATTGCTCTGAATTCTGCCGTGATCAACGGTTCCCGTTTGATCGGGCCCGCGGTGGGCGGGGTATTGATCGGTCTGTTGGGGGAGGGGATTTGTTTTTTGCTGAATGGTATTAGTTATATCGCCGTGATCGTGGCATTGCTGTTGATGCGGCTGCCCTCCACACGGGGATGTACCGTGAAACAGAAGGTTTTGGAAGATATGCGGGATGGTTTCCGGTACGTGGTGCGAAATATACCCATCCGTACGTTGTTGCTTTTGATGAGTGCAATCAGTTTCTTCGGGTTGCCTTTGATGACGTTTATCCCGGCTTACGTGAAAACAATCCTGCATGGGGAGAGCGAGATGTTGGGATTACTGCTTTCATGTATTGGGGTCGGTTCTTTTGTGGCGGCCTTGTACTTGGCTGCTCGAAAAAGCGTGCTGGGATTGGGAAAAGTGGTGATGCTTTCCGGAGTTTTATTGGGCATCGGGCTGTCGGTGATGGCATTTGTCACGATCCCGTGGGTGGCTGCCGTGCTCTGTCTTCCAATCGGTTTTACGATTATTGCTGCCGTGGCTTCTATCAACACGCTGTTGCAAACCCTTTCCGGTGAGGATAAACGAGGTAGGGTGATGGGGTATATGGCAATGGCTTTCACGGGTATGGCACCCGTGGGAAGCATGGTTTTGGGAGCAATTGAGAAATGGATCGGGTTGCAGATGATTATCCTGTTGTCTGGGATTTGTTGTTTTATTGCCGCACTGGTTTTCGAGTATTATCGTCCCTTGGTGCGTAAACATGCCCATCCCGTTTATATTGAAAAGGGGATAATCAAGGAAATCGCTATTGGTATTGATTCCACGGAGGAACAGCAGTTCTGA
- a CDS encoding chorismate-binding protein has protein sequence MIEQTENRLSVAEAQNICLRNNIPFYTYRLPGSREVIFGAQLSNDTRIFKGFEKHRGEKGFVITPFNHSSWSFPFFIKADLSFTDYLTDGEAIRNLQNTVFNTPERIFTKQDCEHFEYLDELRTMIDTLKREGMKKAVLSRTITIPCDSLRLSPAIFEQMKQYHHAFLFFAAIPGKCAWMGASPETFLKYDRNGFFTMSLAGTQPVATAKNPPEWGDKDIEEQQIVTDYIQDTLRHFFTRHLDIEGPITLQAGNVFHLCTFFRSDEQLPADQIDELVGQLHPTPAVCGLPKKRAMQIISEIEKRDRGYYAGFLGPLQASGAFDLFVNLRTMEVFDDALRLYVGGGITPLSDPETEWQETCQKADTLLNLIRQMNYGKITF, from the coding sequence ATGATAGAACAAACAGAAAACAGACTCTCGGTTGCAGAAGCGCAGAACATCTGCCTGCGAAATAACATCCCGTTTTACACGTACCGTTTACCCGGTTCCCGTGAAGTTATTTTCGGGGCTCAACTCTCCAACGATACCCGGATATTCAAGGGGTTTGAAAAACATCGGGGAGAAAAAGGGTTTGTTATCACGCCCTTCAACCACTCCTCCTGGAGTTTCCCTTTCTTCATCAAGGCCGATCTTTCATTCACGGACTACTTGACGGACGGGGAAGCGATCCGGAATTTACAGAACACCGTTTTCAACACCCCGGAACGCATTTTCACGAAACAGGACTGCGAGCACTTCGAGTACTTGGATGAACTGCGCACGATGATCGACACGCTGAAACGGGAAGGAATGAAAAAAGCCGTTCTATCAAGAACCATCACCATTCCTTGCGATTCACTCCGGTTGTCTCCCGCGATCTTCGAGCAGATGAAACAATACCATCATGCCTTTCTGTTCTTTGCCGCCATTCCGGGAAAATGTGCTTGGATGGGTGCCTCTCCGGAAACCTTTCTCAAATACGACAGAAACGGATTCTTCACCATGTCTCTGGCAGGGACACAACCCGTGGCAACGGCAAAGAATCCTCCGGAATGGGGAGACAAGGATATCGAAGAACAGCAAATCGTGACCGATTACATCCAGGACACGTTAAGACATTTCTTTACCCGCCATCTCGACATCGAGGGACCGATCACGTTACAAGCCGGGAATGTCTTTCATCTCTGTACCTTTTTCAGAAGCGACGAACAACTTCCCGCCGACCAGATTGACGAGTTGGTAGGACAACTTCACCCGACGCCGGCCGTGTGCGGTCTTCCTAAAAAGAGAGCCATGCAAATCATCTCGGAAATCGAGAAGCGGGATCGGGGATATTATGCCGGATTCCTTGGACCATTGCAGGCCTCCGGGGCATTCGACCTATTTGTCAACCTGCGTACCATGGAAGTATTCGATGATGCCCTGCGGCTATACGTCGGGGGAGGCATTACCCCTCTTTCCGACCCGGAAACAGAATGGCAGGAAACTTGCCAGAAGGCCGATACTTTACTGAACCTCATACGCCAAATGAATTATGGAAAAATTACATTCTGA